A single region of the Oncorhynchus keta strain PuntledgeMale-10-30-2019 chromosome 4, Oket_V2, whole genome shotgun sequence genome encodes:
- the LOC118381133 gene encoding NXPE family member 3-like isoform X1, protein MNPHIWRMGRLLQLLILALILLICIYLLFVCQFNQCLLNVSPSNHLKYNHTRFTSCSGITNRTFAPTNDSLISKEEWESLLKELQWSLPPVVPLSIDEATNPTKCSFSVNPNSNYTVGGFIDVILIARDTKNRIKTYGGDFFQAKLFNSELKASTYGAVTDHFNGTYTARLALHWPGPAKVSIRLVHSSEAVQVLCRQREQDPDKVYFHGYFEEGGKQETVMCNAQRSPRLVGNESQCCCEYREPVTGETWFCRRPSSLPCHALTYHSMGGYQAVLSKVEMTLLKSSTNIIVPGDNSAIDVQQQDTEIRSQTKCRPGLHTSVPAGFYLQDHWTSLVCDSKSFPSAKLISGCLKDKQILMMGDSTLRQWFDYLEKTVPTLKRLNLHTSSKSGPFEAVDTQSNTRIIWRAHGIPIRTSKTPWADLHYIARELEDMAGGAHSVVVFTIWAHFTTYPLAMYAHRLVVVRRAVASLLRRSPTTLVVIKSANTGYKDVYGSDWLSWQLDMALREIFKDLPLVLIDVWQMTSCHYSPDNIHPPSVVIQNEVDLFLSFVCPQ, encoded by the exons atgaatccac ATATATGGAGGATGGGAAGACTGCTTCAGCTACTGATATTGGCTTTGATTCTATTGATCTGCATTTATCTTTTATTT GTATGTCAATTCAACCAGTGCCTGTTGAATGTGTCACCATCCAATCATCTCAAATACAACCACACTCGCTTCACAAGTTGTAGTGGAATCACCAACAGGACATTTGCACCAACCAATGACTCCTTAATAAGTAAAGAGGAATGGGAATCTCTGCTCAAAGAGCTACAATGGTCATTACCGCCTGTTGTCCCCTTATCCATAGATGAGGCCACAAACCCCACTAAGTGCTCATTCTCTGTCAACCCCAATTCAAACTACACAGTTGGAGGGTTTATAGATGTGATTTTGATAGCTAGAGATACTAAAAACAGGATCAAAACCTATGGAGGGGACTTTTTTCAGGCCAAGCTGTTTAACTCAGAACTTAAGGCCAGTACTTATGGAGCTGTAACAGACCACTTTAATGGCACCTACACTGCCCGTCTGGCCCTGCATTGGCCCGGACCTGCCAAGGTGTCCATCCGCCTAGTGCACTCTAGCGAGGCCGTGCAGGTACTGTGTAGGCAAAGGGAACAGGACCCAGATAAGGTCTACTTCCATGGCTACTTTGAGGAGGGTGGCAAGCAGGAAACGGTGATGTGCAATGCCCAGAGAAGTCCTAGGCTGGTGGGGAACGAGTCACAGTGTTGCTGTGAGTACAGAGAGCCAGTCACTGGGGAGACCTGGTTCTGTCGTCGGCCATCTTCCCTGCCTTGCCATGCTTTGACCTACCACAGCATGGGCGGTTACCAGGCAGTACTCTCCAAGGTGGAGATGACCCTTCTAAAgag TTCCACGAACATTATTGTACCAGGTGACAATTCAGCTATCGATGTCCAGCAACAGGACACTGAAATCC gatcacAAACAAAATGCCGTCCTGGTTTGCACACCTCAGTACCAGCTGGATTCTACCTCCAGGATCACTGGACATCCCTGGTGTGTGACTCAAAATCCTTTCCCTCAGCTAAACTGATATCTGGATGCCTGAAGGACAAACAGATCCTTATGATGGGTGACTCCACTCTCCGTCAGTGGTTCGACTACCTGGAGAAAACTGTGCCAA cattgaaacgCCTGAACCTTCACACATCAAGCAAATCGGGCCCCTTTGAGGCAGTCGACACCCAGTCCAACACCCGTATTATCTGGCGGGCCCATGGGATACCTATACGGACAAGCAAGACCCCCTGGGCTGACCTTCACTACATCGCCAGGGAGTTGGAGGATATGGCAGGGGGTGCACACTCTGTAGTCGTCTTCACCATCTGGGCTCATTTCACCACGTACCCACTGGCTATGTACGCACACCGTCTGGTCGTCGTCCGTAGGGCTGTGGCATCGCTCCTAAGACGATCTCCCACTACTCTGGTAGTGATCAAGTCAGCTAACACGGGCTACAAGGATGTGTATGGCAGCGACTGGCTCTCCTGGCAGCTCGACATGGCACTCAGGGAAATATTCAAGGACTTGCCTCTGGTCCTCATCGACGTTTGGCAGATGACCTCCTGCCACTATTCTCCGGACAACATTCACCCGCCCTCTGTGGTGATCCAAAATGAAGTGGATCTCTTCTTGTCCTTTGTTTGTCCACAGTGA
- the LOC118381133 gene encoding NXPE family member 3-like isoform X2, with translation MGRLLQLLILALILLICIYLLFVCQFNQCLLNVSPSNHLKYNHTRFTSCSGITNRTFAPTNDSLISKEEWESLLKELQWSLPPVVPLSIDEATNPTKCSFSVNPNSNYTVGGFIDVILIARDTKNRIKTYGGDFFQAKLFNSELKASTYGAVTDHFNGTYTARLALHWPGPAKVSIRLVHSSEAVQVLCRQREQDPDKVYFHGYFEEGGKQETVMCNAQRSPRLVGNESQCCCEYREPVTGETWFCRRPSSLPCHALTYHSMGGYQAVLSKVEMTLLKSSTNIIVPGDNSAIDVQQQDTEIRSQTKCRPGLHTSVPAGFYLQDHWTSLVCDSKSFPSAKLISGCLKDKQILMMGDSTLRQWFDYLEKTVPTLKRLNLHTSSKSGPFEAVDTQSNTRIIWRAHGIPIRTSKTPWADLHYIARELEDMAGGAHSVVVFTIWAHFTTYPLAMYAHRLVVVRRAVASLLRRSPTTLVVIKSANTGYKDVYGSDWLSWQLDMALREIFKDLPLVLIDVWQMTSCHYSPDNIHPPSVVIQNEVDLFLSFVCPQ, from the exons ATGGGAAGACTGCTTCAGCTACTGATATTGGCTTTGATTCTATTGATCTGCATTTATCTTTTATTT GTATGTCAATTCAACCAGTGCCTGTTGAATGTGTCACCATCCAATCATCTCAAATACAACCACACTCGCTTCACAAGTTGTAGTGGAATCACCAACAGGACATTTGCACCAACCAATGACTCCTTAATAAGTAAAGAGGAATGGGAATCTCTGCTCAAAGAGCTACAATGGTCATTACCGCCTGTTGTCCCCTTATCCATAGATGAGGCCACAAACCCCACTAAGTGCTCATTCTCTGTCAACCCCAATTCAAACTACACAGTTGGAGGGTTTATAGATGTGATTTTGATAGCTAGAGATACTAAAAACAGGATCAAAACCTATGGAGGGGACTTTTTTCAGGCCAAGCTGTTTAACTCAGAACTTAAGGCCAGTACTTATGGAGCTGTAACAGACCACTTTAATGGCACCTACACTGCCCGTCTGGCCCTGCATTGGCCCGGACCTGCCAAGGTGTCCATCCGCCTAGTGCACTCTAGCGAGGCCGTGCAGGTACTGTGTAGGCAAAGGGAACAGGACCCAGATAAGGTCTACTTCCATGGCTACTTTGAGGAGGGTGGCAAGCAGGAAACGGTGATGTGCAATGCCCAGAGAAGTCCTAGGCTGGTGGGGAACGAGTCACAGTGTTGCTGTGAGTACAGAGAGCCAGTCACTGGGGAGACCTGGTTCTGTCGTCGGCCATCTTCCCTGCCTTGCCATGCTTTGACCTACCACAGCATGGGCGGTTACCAGGCAGTACTCTCCAAGGTGGAGATGACCCTTCTAAAgag TTCCACGAACATTATTGTACCAGGTGACAATTCAGCTATCGATGTCCAGCAACAGGACACTGAAATCC gatcacAAACAAAATGCCGTCCTGGTTTGCACACCTCAGTACCAGCTGGATTCTACCTCCAGGATCACTGGACATCCCTGGTGTGTGACTCAAAATCCTTTCCCTCAGCTAAACTGATATCTGGATGCCTGAAGGACAAACAGATCCTTATGATGGGTGACTCCACTCTCCGTCAGTGGTTCGACTACCTGGAGAAAACTGTGCCAA cattgaaacgCCTGAACCTTCACACATCAAGCAAATCGGGCCCCTTTGAGGCAGTCGACACCCAGTCCAACACCCGTATTATCTGGCGGGCCCATGGGATACCTATACGGACAAGCAAGACCCCCTGGGCTGACCTTCACTACATCGCCAGGGAGTTGGAGGATATGGCAGGGGGTGCACACTCTGTAGTCGTCTTCACCATCTGGGCTCATTTCACCACGTACCCACTGGCTATGTACGCACACCGTCTGGTCGTCGTCCGTAGGGCTGTGGCATCGCTCCTAAGACGATCTCCCACTACTCTGGTAGTGATCAAGTCAGCTAACACGGGCTACAAGGATGTGTATGGCAGCGACTGGCTCTCCTGGCAGCTCGACATGGCACTCAGGGAAATATTCAAGGACTTGCCTCTGGTCCTCATCGACGTTTGGCAGATGACCTCCTGCCACTATTCTCCGGACAACATTCACCCGCCCTCTGTGGTGATCCAAAATGAAGTGGATCTCTTCTTGTCCTTTGTTTGTCCACAGTGA